Below is a genomic region from Myxococcota bacterium.
GCCATGCCGTTCAGACGACTCCGTGGCTTTCAGACTACTGCGCGGCGTACTCGCCCGTCGGCGGGATCAGCTCCACGACGTCAACCAGGAGGCCGGCGGGGTCGCGCGTCATGAAGTGGCGCTGGCCCCACGCTTCGTCGCGCAGCTCCTGCACGATCGGCACGCCCTGCTCGCGCGCACGCGCGTGCACGGCGGTGGCGTCGTCACACTCGAAGGTGACCAGCACACCGGTGGCGGGCTTCTGATCGGTGGCGGGCACGCTGTCGTGTGCGCGCTGGACGAATGCGAGCTGGATCCGCTCGTCCTCGGGGTGCTGCAGCTGGACGTACCAATCGCTGTCGAAGACCGCCTTCAGCTCGAGGAGGCGGGTGTAGAAGTCGCGGCAGGCCGCGACGTCATCGGTGCACACGTCGGGAAAGAGGCTGGTCATGGGGATCTCCTGGGGTTTCGCGTGGTGGGGCGCGCTTTCCGCGCCCGCGAGACCCAACCTGCGGTCTCCCCCGACCGGAGAGTCAAGGGCCGGCCCCTGTTTTCTGTGGCGGCTCCTACTTTCTCTGGAACTGGGGGGTGCGCTTCTCGGCGAAGGCGCGCGGCCCCTCCTTGGCGTCCTGGCTCGCGAACACGGCCTGGCCGTACTCCCACTCGTGGCGCAGGGCAGCATCGAGCTCCATGCCGTCGCACTCGTGCAGGGTCCGGGTGATCGCCTCGACGGCGAGGGGCCCGTTGCGACCGATCGTGGCGGCGATCTCGAGCCCCTTCTCCAGGGCCTGGCCATCCGGCACCACGTGGCCGATCAGGCCGATCTCCTTCGCCTCGGGTGCGCGCAGGTGTTTCCCCGTCAGCAGGATCTCGGCGGCCTGGGTGTACGGAATCTGCCGCGGCAGCCGCACCGCGGACCCGCCCATCGGGTAGAGGGACCAGCGCGCTTCGGAAACGCCGAAACGCGCACTCTCGCCGGCCACTCGGATCTCCATCGCCTGCAGGAGCTCGGTCCCACCGGCGATCGCGACCCCTTCGACGGCTGCGACGATCGGCTTCGTCGGTCGGTAGTGGCGGAACAGCGCCTTGTAGACCACGTCCCGGTCGGCGGCGAGGCGGCCCTGCACGTCGATCTCCGGGTCTTCGTTGCCGCCGTCGCCGGCCATCCCCTTGAGATCCGCGCCCGAGCAGAAGTTGCCGCCCGCGCCGGTGACGACGATGCAGCGGACCTCCGCGTCCTGTGACGCCTCCTCATAGGCGTCGAACATGCGGATCAGCATGGCTCCGGAAAGCGCGTTGTAGCGCTCGGGCCGGTTCATCGTGATGACCATCGTGTGGCCGTCGCGTTCGACGATCGCGTCGGGCATGAAGCGTTCCTTCCTTCGAAAAAGCGCGGTCCAGCCTAGGAGACCCGGAGGGCCGGCTCGACCGTGACTTCGTGCCGCCGGTTGCGCCCGAATTGCCGGTCGGGTCCTGGGAAATACCGAGTGTGGGCTAAAGCCTTCACCTGACCCGCCGAAGAGAACCGTGACATCGCCTCTCGTGTGACCGCCCCGGGCTTGGAGCGAAGGACGCTTCCCAGCCCGCTTTGTGGACCGGAAAGGCATCGCTGATGACCCCCCAGATCCGTCGCGCGGGTCGGCCCCCGGGCCACCGCGTCGCACTCCGCGCCCTCGCGGGCGCCGCCGCCGCCCTGGCGTTGGCCCTCCCGGCCACTGCCGGTCCCCTCTTCAAGAAGGGCGATCACGCCGGCGAGTACCACGCCTTCGACGACCACAGTCGCGAGGACCTGCGCCGCATCGATCTCTCCGGCGCCGATCTCCATTCGACGCGCCTGGTCGAGACGAACCTGAAGCGCGCCAACCTGGCCGAAGCCCGGCTCACCGAAGCCGTGCTCAACCGCGCGAAGCTGGCGCGCGCCAACCTGCGCGGCGCCACGCTCGACAACGCGAAGCTCCGCAAAGTGCAGGCCTACAAGGCCGACTTCAACGGCGCGAGCCTCGTCGCTGCGAAGGCGAGCGGCGCGAAGCTCGTCGGCGCGATCTTCGTCGACGCGAACCTCACGGACGTCGACTTGCGCAAGGCGCAGGCGAAGCGCGCCCGCTTCGACGGCGCGGTGCTCGATGGCGCGCGACTTCAGCGCGCGAAGCTCCAGCGGACGGTCTTCACCGGCGCTTCGCTGATCGAGGCCCGCCTGAACAAGGCGAACCTCCGTCATGCCCAGTTCCAGGGCGCCGTCCTCGACGGGGCGCGGCTCCGTGCGGCCAACCTGCGCGACGCCGACTTCTCGGGTGCGAGTCTGCTCGGTGCAGACCTGCGCCGCGCAAAGCACGCCCAGCGTGCCGTCTGGATCGACGCCCTCTACGACGCCGACACGCGTCTCCCGGCGGGCATCGACACGAGCACCATGACCTTCGTCTTCGGACTCTGTGAGAACGGCGACTTCCAGATCGACGCCGACCGCGACGGCGAAGCCGACCCCTGCGTCGCCGGCCAGGGCGCCGAGACCCCGTCTCCCCCGACCACTCCGCTGCCCGAGCCGGGCCTCCCGGCCGGACTCGCCGGGCTCGCCCTGCTCGTCTGGCTGTCGCGACGGCGCGACTAGCCCGCTTCGTTCCTCCCTCTCGCTCCCTCGCTGCTTCCCTCCCTCCTCCGATCCCTCCCCCCTCGAGCCGCGGGGCCTGTGCACTCCCCCCCTCCACGCGCGGGCCCCGCGGACTCGAACCCACCGCGGGAACAGCGAAATTTCTCGGCCCGGTGTGAAGCACCTCACACCGGCTGGGCGACACCTCGGGCACTCTCCACTCGGGGTACGGACGAAGTGAGGCCCGGAAGCCGTGAAATCACCCGCGCGGCTTCCGGGTCTCCTTCCTTCCCGCCAGAGCCGAACGCGGCGAAACGTCCTCCCGCTCCCGCCCGCAGCGCCTAGACTCGGGATCCTTTGCCTCGAGGAGGGTGCGGCCGATGGGCCTTGGCTACGACGAAGCGATCGCGATGCTGACTGGCCCGGGTGGCCCCTTCGAAATCGAAGAGGCCGAGATCCGCGGCCAACGCCTCAAGGTGTTCAAGAGCACGCCGCCGTCGCTGCGCGCCGTGTTCGACCTGGCGCGCACCCGCGGTGACCAGCCCTTCCTGGTCTACGAAGACGAGCAGTGGAGCTTTGGCGAGGTCATGCGCCACGCCGACGCGCTGGGTGCCGCGCTCGTCGAACGCTACGGCGTCGAGCCGGGGGATCGCGTGTCGATCGCGATGCGCAACTATCCGGAGTGGATCGTCGCGTTCGCGGCGATCACCTCGGTGGGCGGCGTCGCCGTCCTGCAGAACGCCTGGTGGACCGCAGACGAGATCGACTATGGGCTGCGCGACTCGGGCAGCAAGGTGCTCATCGCCGACCTCGAACGACTCGAACGTGCCCAGGCCACCATCGCCGACGCCGGTGTCGCGACGGTGGTGGTGCGCAGCGAAGACCGGTCGCTGCCCGCCGGCGTCGACCGCTACGAAGACGTCGTCGCCCTCGGAACGCCGATGCCGGCCGTCGACATCGACCCGCACGCCGACGCGACCATCCTCTATACGTCGGGCACGACGGGTCGCCCGAAGGGCGCCGTCTCCACCCACCACGCCGTGCTGTCGGCGATGGGCGCCTTCGGATGTCGCGGCATGGCGCTGGCGCTGACCAGCGGGCAAGGCGACGATGCGGAGGCCGCGCCGGCACCGCCGCCGGCGCTCTGCTTCATCCTGGTGGTCCCGCTCTTCCACGTCACGGGCTGCGTGGCGGTGATGCTCTCCTGCTTCGGCGGCGGCCACAAGCTGGTGATGATGTACAAGTGGGAACCCGGCCGTGCCCTCCAGCTGATCGAGCGCGAGAAGGTCAGCAACTTCGTCGGCGTACCGACGATGTCCTGGGACCTGCTCGAGAGCCCCGACTTCGAGAAATACGACACGACGAGCCTCGCCTTCGTCGGTGGCGGCGGCGCGCCCGCGCCCCCCGAGCTGGTGAAGCGCGTCGATGGCAGCTTCCGCAACGCGGCGCCGGGCATTGGCTACGGCATGACCGAGACCAACGCCTACGGACCGCAGAACGCGGGTGACGACTACCTGCGCAAGCCGACCAGCTGCGGTCGCACGGTGCCGGTCGTCGAGATGAAGGTCGCCCACGAGGACGGCGTGGCGCTGCCTTCGGGCGAAGTCGGCGAGATCTGGTTCCGCGGACCCAACCTGATCCGCGGCTACTGGAACCGTCCCGAAGCCACGGCCGAGACGATCGTCGACGGCTGGCTGCGCAGCGGCGACATCGGCCGCATCGACGAAGAGGGATTCGTCTACGTCCAGGACCGCGCGAAGGACATGGTCCTGCGCGGCGGCGAGAACATCTACTGCGCTGAGGTCGAGGCCGCGATCTACGAACACCCGGCGGTGTACGAGGCCGCGGTGTTCGGCATGCCCCACGAACGACTCGGCGAAGAGGTGGCGGCGGCGATCGTGGTCAAGGACGGGCACCAGCTCGAGACGGCGGAGCTGCAGGCCCACGTCCGCGAGCGTCTGGCGGGGTTCAAGGTGCCGTCGATCGTGCAGCTGGGCTCGACCTCGCTCCCGCGCAACGCGTCGGGGAAGATCCTGAAGCGCGAGATCCGCGACGCCCTGGTCGACGCGGGCTAGCGCGCCGGAGACACGGGCGAGCGCTCAGCGCTCGGGGTCGTCCTCGGCGTGAAGGGCGCGCAGCGCGTCCACCTCTTCCGGGGTGAGCACACCGCTGCGCTCCAGGCGCGCGAGGCGCTGGGCCGCCGGATCCTCGGGCTCGCGTCGATCCGCCTGGCGCAGGGTCCGCGCGACGTCCTGGCCCCGTTCGAGGGCTTCGTCGAAGCGCGCCCGGAGCGCATCGGCGTCGTCGATTTCGAGGGAGCCGCGCGCTTCGAAGTGCTCGCGGAAGACCTGGCCCACGGCCACCGTGGAAGCCCCGGCCAGCGCCATCTGGGCGGCACCCCCCGCCAACCAACCCGCGCCGGGCAACGCCTTGAGCGTACTCGCGCCCAAGCGGGCCAACGAGGCCCCGGCGATCGCGCCGAGCAGGGCACGGCCCTGAACCGCGTCGAAGGGAACGTCGTAGCGCTCGGCGAGGCGCCGCAGCAGATCCAGCTGCACGGTCGTGACCGCCGCGACGTCGGCGATGGGGACGGGCGTGGCGGCAGCCGCGATCGCGGCCGCCGCGTGGCGGAGGATCAGCTCGGTGGTCCGGTCGAGGGCCATCCTCACGAGGAGAGCAAGTGGCGTGCCTTCCCGCCAGGGGGTTTCCGCCCTGCCTGACGACTCGCCCGCAGCTGGAAGCCGGCACCCGCGGCCCCGGGGTGCAGCTCCGACCCGGCACCCCGCGTGTTCCGGCTTCCCCCGACCGCTACTCCCGCCCCAAACGGCCCCCGGCGGGGAGAGGGTTGCTAGAATCGCGGCTCCCCCACGCACGTCGTGGGCGCCGGAGCGCCTCGATGTACCTCTCTTATTACGGGTTTCGCGAGAAGCCCTTCGCCTTGAGCCCAGACCCGCGATTCCTGTACCTCTCGGATTCCCACCGAGAGGTGTTGGGGCACCTCGTCTATGGCATCGAACAGGGCGAGGGGTTCATGGCGATCACCGGCGAAGTCGGCACGGGCAAGACCACGCTCTGCCGCACCCTGCTCAGTCGCCTGGGCGCCGAGTCCGAGGTCGCCTTCCTCTTCAACCCGACGCTCACCCCGCTCGAGCTGCTGAAGGCGATCAACGCCGAGTTCGGACTCTCGACGTTCGGCGAATCGCGGCCCGAGCTGACCGAAGTCCTCAACGGGTTCCTGCTCGAACAGAGTGCCCAGGGGCGGCGGGTGTTGCTGATCGTGGACGAGGCCCAGAACCTCGAGACCGAGACCCTCGAGCAGCTGCGCTTGCTCTCGAATCTCGAGACCGAGACGACGAAGCTCCTGCAGATCGTCCTGCTCGGACAACCCGAACTCGACGAGAAGCTCGCGCAAACCGAGATGCGCCAGCTCCGCCAACGCATCAGCGTGTGGTGGCACCTGGGACCGCTCGAAGCGAAGGAAACCGCCGCCTACGTTCGGCACCGGCTGCGGATCGCCGGCGCGCTCGACCGTCCCATCTTCACCGACGGCGGGCTGAAGGCGGTCCACCAGTTGAGTCGCGGCGTCCCGCGCGTGATCAACCTGGTGTGCGACCGCGCGCTGCTGGCCGGCTATGCGGAACAGCAGGCCCAGATCGACCGCAAGCTCGTCTCGCGCACGGCCACCGAGCTGCGCCCCGCGCGCACCCGGCGCGCCTCGAGTCGCTGGGCCTTCGGCGGTCGCGCCGGGGCCCTCGCGTTCGCGACGGGCATCGCCCTGGCGATCGCGCTCGCCGGCGCAATGCGCCAACCCGGCTCTGCGCCCCCCGAACCGCCCGCGGTGAGCGCTGCGCCTCCCGCGGCACCTGCGCCGGTCGTGGCGGATCCGTTGAAGCCGGAGCCTGCGCCGGTCGAGGTCGCCCGGCCCGAACCGCCGGCCCCCCGCGTCCCGCTGCAGGGCGTCGCGCTCGAGCGCCTGCTGCGCACCCAGACCCCGGACGCGGCCCGCTCGGCCACGCTCGACGCGATCCTCGCCGCCTGGGAGCTTCCGCCGACCGAAGGCGAGCCCATCGAAGAGGAAGACCTGCGCGCGCGGCTGTCATCACAGCGCCTCGAGCTGCTGCCGGTCCGCCCGGAGATGACGGCCTTGCTCGACGCCGCAACGCCGGCGATCGTATCCCTGCGCGACCGCGCGGGAGTCGCGCGGGTCGCGCTGTTGCGATCGGTCGTGGGGGACCGCGTGGAGCTCGAAGGCGTCGTGCGGGGAGAGAGCGTGAGCATCGAGACCGCCGAGTTGCTGCAACACCTGGACGGCGAGGTCTATGCAGTCTGGCGCGATCACGAGGATCTGCCGCGCGTGATTCGGCCCGGCGACCAGGGACGCCCGGTGGTGTGGTTGCAGCAGGTGCTGGGAGAGCTCGGCTACTACCGCGAAACCGCGCACGGAAGCTTCGACGAACGCACCCGCGACGCGGTGTCGCGCTTCCAGTGGGACCGCAGCATCGAGGTGGACGGCGCCGTCGGCCCGCGCACCCAGATGAGTCTCTACGACGCGCTGCCCCGCTACACCACGCCGAGCCTGCTCCCCGAGTCCGTGAACCTCGCTCGCGCCTCTTCGTAGTCGCGAGCCCCGTCGACAGAAAACAGGAGACCATGGCGACGGGCTCGTACAAGCGCTGGCGGAGCGTGCTGCCGTGGGTCGTGTCGGCGGGGCTGCTCTTCTACGTCTTCGGCTACGCGACCGACTGGGGTCGGCTGCTCGGGGCGATGGGCGAGGCCGACGTGCCGTGGTTCCTGTTCTACGCCACGGCCGACCGTCTCGCCTTCTTCATTGCGTGGACGTCGTTGTCCGCGGTCGCGCTGCGACGCTTCGTCGTGCAGGTCCCGGTCTTCTCGGTGTTCGCGATTCGCGGCGGCTCCGAGCTGGCCCGCGCGGTGAGCAACCCGCTCTCCGACGCCGCCTACTTCATCGGCCTCGTGCAGCTCTGCGGCGGTCGCTACGACGCCGTGGTGGCCGCCGCGTTGGTGCCCGTCGTCAGCCACATGTTCGTGATGCTGATCCAGGTGACGATCGCCCTGCCCTTCCAGGCAGGCGGCGTGATGGCCGTGCCGGGTGTGTTCTTCACCGCCGTGGCCATGTGGGTCGTGGTGGCGGTGGCGGCGGTGCTGATCTGGTCCGCTCGCCGCGGGCGGGTGACCAGCAAGCGCCTCGAGCCGATCAACGCCTGGCTCGACCGCTTCCCGC
It encodes:
- a CDS encoding VOC family protein, which encodes MTSLFPDVCTDDVAACRDFYTRLLELKAVFDSDWYVQLQHPEDERIQLAFVQRAHDSVPATDQKPATGVLVTFECDDATAVHARAREQGVPIVQELRDEAWGQRHFMTRDPAGLLVDVVELIPPTGEYAAQ
- a CDS encoding pentapeptide repeat-containing protein is translated as MTPQIRRAGRPPGHRVALRALAGAAAALALALPATAGPLFKKGDHAGEYHAFDDHSREDLRRIDLSGADLHSTRLVETNLKRANLAEARLTEAVLNRAKLARANLRGATLDNAKLRKVQAYKADFNGASLVAAKASGAKLVGAIFVDANLTDVDLRKAQAKRARFDGAVLDGARLQRAKLQRTVFTGASLIEARLNKANLRHAQFQGAVLDGARLRAANLRDADFSGASLLGADLRRAKHAQRAVWIDALYDADTRLPAGIDTSTMTFVFGLCENGDFQIDADRDGEADPCVAGQGAETPSPPTTPLPEPGLPAGLAGLALLVWLSRRRD
- a CDS encoding class I adenylate-forming enzyme family protein, with the translated sequence MGLGYDEAIAMLTGPGGPFEIEEAEIRGQRLKVFKSTPPSLRAVFDLARTRGDQPFLVYEDEQWSFGEVMRHADALGAALVERYGVEPGDRVSIAMRNYPEWIVAFAAITSVGGVAVLQNAWWTADEIDYGLRDSGSKVLIADLERLERAQATIADAGVATVVVRSEDRSLPAGVDRYEDVVALGTPMPAVDIDPHADATILYTSGTTGRPKGAVSTHHAVLSAMGAFGCRGMALALTSGQGDDAEAAPAPPPALCFILVVPLFHVTGCVAVMLSCFGGGHKLVMMYKWEPGRALQLIEREKVSNFVGVPTMSWDLLESPDFEKYDTTSLAFVGGGGAPAPPELVKRVDGSFRNAAPGIGYGMTETNAYGPQNAGDDYLRKPTSCGRTVPVVEMKVAHEDGVALPSGEVGEIWFRGPNLIRGYWNRPEATAETIVDGWLRSGDIGRIDEEGFVYVQDRAKDMVLRGGENIYCAEVEAAIYEHPAVYEAAVFGMPHERLGEEVAAAIVVKDGHQLETAELQAHVRERLAGFKVPSIVQLGSTSLPRNASGKILKREIRDALVDAG
- a CDS encoding DUF697 domain-containing protein; the encoded protein is MALDRTTELILRHAAAAIAAAATPVPIADVAAVTTVQLDLLRRLAERYDVPFDAVQGRALLGAIAGASLARLGASTLKALPGAGWLAGGAAQMALAGASTVAVGQVFREHFEARGSLEIDDADALRARFDEALERGQDVARTLRQADRREPEDPAAQRLARLERSGVLTPEEVDALRALHAEDDPER
- a CDS encoding lysylphosphatidylglycerol synthase domain-containing protein, which codes for MATGSYKRWRSVLPWVVSAGLLFYVFGYATDWGRLLGAMGEADVPWFLFYATADRLAFFIAWTSLSAVALRRFVVQVPVFSVFAIRGGSELARAVSNPLSDAAYFIGLVQLCGGRYDAVVAAALVPVVSHMFVMLIQVTIALPFQAGGVMAVPGVFFTAVAMWVVVAVAAVLIWSARRGRVTSKRLEPINAWLDRFPPRAIAPFIWGFGLLALFDVHIQYLASHAFGVAIDWTAMAARLPIIYLTFLIPTLGNFGTRELTWAALFGEFGDRDHLIAYAFSINAIFLVLNVILGVIFLSRALQLIRAVREARREGERVPQPIFPDPTDT
- a CDS encoding crotonase/enoyl-CoA hydratase family protein; this translates as MPDAIVERDGHTMVITMNRPERYNALSGAMLIRMFDAYEEASQDAEVRCIVVTGAGGNFCSGADLKGMAGDGGNEDPEIDVQGRLAADRDVVYKALFRHYRPTKPIVAAVEGVAIAGGTELLQAMEIRVAGESARFGVSEARWSLYPMGGSAVRLPRQIPYTQAAEILLTGKHLRAPEAKEIGLIGHVVPDGQALEKGLEIAATIGRNGPLAVEAITRTLHECDGMELDAALRHEWEYGQAVFASQDAKEGPRAFAEKRTPQFQRK
- a CDS encoding AAA family ATPase, producing MYLSYYGFREKPFALSPDPRFLYLSDSHREVLGHLVYGIEQGEGFMAITGEVGTGKTTLCRTLLSRLGAESEVAFLFNPTLTPLELLKAINAEFGLSTFGESRPELTEVLNGFLLEQSAQGRRVLLIVDEAQNLETETLEQLRLLSNLETETTKLLQIVLLGQPELDEKLAQTEMRQLRQRISVWWHLGPLEAKETAAYVRHRLRIAGALDRPIFTDGGLKAVHQLSRGVPRVINLVCDRALLAGYAEQQAQIDRKLVSRTATELRPARTRRASSRWAFGGRAGALAFATGIALAIALAGAMRQPGSAPPEPPAVSAAPPAAPAPVVADPLKPEPAPVEVARPEPPAPRVPLQGVALERLLRTQTPDAARSATLDAILAAWELPPTEGEPIEEEDLRARLSSQRLELLPVRPEMTALLDAATPAIVSLRDRAGVARVALLRSVVGDRVELEGVVRGESVSIETAELLQHLDGEVYAVWRDHEDLPRVIRPGDQGRPVVWLQQVLGELGYYRETAHGSFDERTRDAVSRFQWDRSIEVDGAVGPRTQMSLYDALPRYTTPSLLPESVNLARASS